One window of Haloarcula rubripromontorii genomic DNA carries:
- a CDS encoding Cdc6/Cdc18 family protein, whose protein sequence is MIRDARVLRAGFVPREVEHRDAEVNHLSSVLEPITNGEPADTAIVTGPSGAGKTCISQFVTERLREEVLDVETTYVNCWRNYTRFRTLYQILDDLGATIDIHRQSTPHDELVDRLQQHDGPRTVVILDEVDQLEDPSVIYDLHSLPQFAIICIANKEEELFSRVDDRLVSRLRSSEHVRMDKYHDEQLYDILSSRAKWGLDEDVITDDQLYRIADAAAGDARLAIGILRTAAGKADRENHERITDDILLDAAEDARAQIKQKSLDSLTPHQRVVYDIVREHGPVGPSEIHERYSEDVDDPRTKRTIRTYLSKMEQYNLLEAEGTSRDREYSLVDSAAASPMQ, encoded by the coding sequence ATGATCCGCGATGCTCGCGTTCTCCGCGCCGGGTTCGTCCCTCGGGAAGTTGAGCATCGCGACGCAGAAGTAAACCACCTCTCTAGCGTCCTTGAGCCCATCACGAACGGGGAACCCGCCGACACGGCCATCGTCACTGGACCCAGCGGCGCCGGCAAGACGTGCATCTCGCAATTCGTCACCGAACGACTCCGGGAAGAGGTCCTCGATGTCGAGACCACCTACGTCAACTGCTGGCGCAACTACACCCGGTTCCGCACACTCTACCAGATCCTCGACGACTTGGGCGCGACCATCGACATCCACCGGCAGTCGACACCGCACGACGAACTCGTCGACCGCCTCCAGCAGCACGACGGTCCGCGAACGGTCGTCATCCTCGACGAGGTCGATCAGCTCGAAGACCCCAGCGTCATCTACGACCTCCACAGCCTCCCGCAGTTCGCGATCATCTGCATCGCGAACAAGGAAGAGGAGCTGTTCAGCCGCGTCGACGACCGCCTCGTGAGCCGGCTGCGCTCCAGCGAACACGTCCGGATGGACAAGTACCACGACGAGCAGCTGTACGACATTCTGAGTTCGCGGGCGAAGTGGGGCCTCGATGAGGACGTCATCACCGACGACCAGCTCTACCGGATCGCCGACGCGGCCGCCGGCGACGCCCGCCTCGCAATCGGCATCCTCCGAACGGCCGCTGGCAAGGCCGATCGCGAGAACCACGAGCGCATCACTGACGATATTCTCCTGGACGCCGCCGAGGATGCTCGGGCCCAAATCAAACAGAAAAGCCTCGACTCGCTCACGCCACACCAGCGCGTCGTCTATGACATCGTTCGCGAGCACGGCCCGGTCGGGCCGAGTGAGATCCACGAACGCTATTCCGAGGACGTCGATGACCCACGGACGAAACGGACTATCCGCACGTACCTCTCAAAGATGGAGCAATACAACCTCCTCGAGGCGGAGGGGACGAGTCGGGATCGGGAATACTCGCTCGTCGATTCGGCAGCGGCGTCGCCGATGCAGTGA
- a CDS encoding DUF7342 family protein, whose product MTDRSPPDEFADVNEAVSEEWESETTPYERIRHVVAHTYSPVSADSVADDARTAPKTARKHLNTLADEGFVETTPGEQGGTLYRRSPESLVVEQAADILEHVSTDELVTRIQEMREQLTEYRSEFGVDSPEELAVNQTNQALSETGSQDEIDPETIREWKTLRRNLAFANAALSIGNAEQFVDSDRRSTDDSVPA is encoded by the coding sequence ATGACCGACCGAAGCCCACCAGATGAGTTTGCTGACGTCAACGAGGCGGTCAGCGAGGAATGGGAGTCCGAAACGACGCCCTACGAGCGCATTCGACACGTCGTTGCACATACGTACAGCCCCGTCTCAGCTGATTCGGTAGCTGACGATGCACGGACGGCTCCAAAGACCGCTCGAAAGCACCTGAACACACTCGCAGACGAGGGGTTTGTCGAGACGACACCCGGCGAACAGGGTGGCACGCTCTATCGGCGCTCACCTGAATCACTCGTCGTCGAACAGGCTGCCGACATCCTTGAGCACGTCTCGACCGATGAACTCGTCACCCGAATTCAGGAGATGCGCGAGCAGCTCACCGAATATCGGTCCGAATTCGGTGTTGATTCCCCCGAAGAATTGGCGGTCAACCAGACGAACCAGGCCCTCAGCGAGACCGGGTCACAGGACGAGATCGACCCAGAGACGATTCGTGAGTGGAAGACGCTCCGACGGAATCTCGCGTTCGCGAACGCTGCCCTCTCGATCGGCAACGCCGAGCAGTTCGTCGATAGTGACCGTCGCTCGACTGACGACAGCGTCCCTGCCTGA
- a CDS encoding SOS response-associated peptidase: MCGRNSLFIDQADLEARFDAEVVTDGGYTPRYNIAPGDDLHIITNEAQDEIDAYHWGLIPFWADEPEGGIINARSETADEKRVFQRAWESRPCLVPSSGFYEWKAPNGGAKQPYRIYREDDPAFAMAGLWDVWEGDDETISCVTILTTEPNELMNSIHDRMAVVLPRDAESDWLAADPETRKELCQPYPKDDLDAYEISTRVNNPGNDDSQVIEPLDHEQSGLGEFSS; the protein is encoded by the coding sequence ATGTGTGGTCGAAACTCGCTCTTCATCGACCAGGCCGACCTTGAGGCCCGTTTCGACGCCGAGGTCGTCACGGACGGCGGGTACACACCCCGATACAACATCGCACCTGGTGACGACCTCCACATCATCACGAACGAGGCTCAAGACGAGATCGACGCCTACCACTGGGGGCTGATTCCGTTCTGGGCGGACGAGCCCGAGGGGGGCATCATCAACGCTCGCTCCGAGACTGCCGACGAGAAACGCGTCTTCCAGCGGGCGTGGGAATCTCGCCCTTGTCTCGTCCCCTCGTCGGGCTTCTACGAGTGGAAAGCACCAAACGGCGGGGCGAAACAGCCCTACCGAATCTATCGCGAGGACGACCCAGCGTTCGCGATGGCTGGCCTCTGGGACGTCTGGGAGGGCGACGACGAGACAATTTCGTGCGTCACGATTCTCACGACGGAGCCGAACGAGTTGATGAACTCCATCCACGATCGGATGGCGGTCGTCCTCCCGAGGGACGCCGAATCCGACTGGCTCGCCGCAGACCCGGAAACCCGCAAGGAACTGTGCCAGCCGTATCCGAAGGATGATCTGGACGCCTACGAGATTTCGACGCGGGTCAACAACCCCGGCAACGACGATTCTCAGGTCATCGAGCCGCTGGACCACGAGCAATCGGGCCTCGGCGAGTTCAGTTCCTGA
- a CDS encoding RNA-guided endonuclease InsQ/TnpB family protein, translating to MAWEVTRTVRVRLDVPDNRKSDLHATNSKFQYCANHTADWAWRYPEEDCVTSKSEAEAAIYDDLREETDYLHANLVQKAIKRATDDIDNCVDRLTEGENTSRPQYDTFSIVYDKRAASYYRDKVSLATVNGRVECEYELPYDVEGTPHGEYLLNDDYSFSTSTVHYDSEADEFYLHAAMKREIDASSPEKAEHSKVLGVDCNVDDHIAVTSTGQFVGNADYFNHTRHEFENRRASLQQTGTRSAHLTVQRIGDRFGRWSEDYLHRCSNELVEEARRHVCTHIAFEDLEQIRDRISDGKKFQQWAFRELQRQVAYKAEEDGIIVDTVEPQYTSQQCSMCGCTLEENRDGQHFECLDCSYTVNADYNAAKNVARKLALKLQRGQKSPAGGAFCQYALKSGTMTVNATDVASDTPVSAERESTDKPTA from the coding sequence ATGGCGTGGGAGGTGACTCGAACAGTCCGGGTACGACTTGACGTACCTGACAACCGCAAGAGTGACCTCCACGCTACTAACAGCAAATTTCAGTACTGTGCAAACCACACGGCAGACTGGGCGTGGCGCTATCCTGAGGAAGACTGCGTAACCAGCAAGAGCGAAGCTGAAGCCGCCATCTACGACGACTTACGGGAAGAAACCGACTACCTCCACGCAAACCTCGTGCAGAAGGCGATTAAACGCGCCACCGACGATATCGACAACTGTGTAGACCGGCTCACTGAGGGTGAAAACACCAGCAGGCCCCAATACGACACATTCAGCATCGTCTACGACAAGCGAGCCGCCAGCTACTACCGCGACAAGGTGAGTCTCGCCACTGTCAACGGGAGAGTCGAATGCGAGTACGAGCTCCCCTATGACGTTGAAGGGACGCCTCACGGCGAGTATCTGCTGAACGACGACTACTCGTTCAGTACGAGTACCGTTCACTACGATAGTGAAGCCGACGAGTTCTACCTGCACGCGGCAATGAAACGAGAAATCGATGCGAGCAGTCCTGAGAAAGCTGAGCATTCGAAAGTGCTTGGCGTGGACTGTAACGTTGACGACCACATTGCCGTGACCTCAACAGGCCAGTTCGTCGGAAATGCCGACTATTTCAATCACACGCGCCACGAGTTCGAAAACCGCCGCGCTAGCCTCCAACAGACCGGTACGCGAAGCGCCCACCTGACGGTCCAGCGAATCGGTGACAGATTCGGACGCTGGAGTGAAGATTATCTGCATCGGTGCTCGAACGAACTTGTCGAAGAAGCCCGCCGCCACGTCTGTACACATATCGCGTTCGAGGACTTGGAACAAATCCGCGACCGGATCAGCGACGGCAAGAAGTTCCAGCAGTGGGCATTTCGCGAGTTACAGCGACAGGTCGCCTACAAAGCCGAGGAAGACGGCATTATCGTGGACACGGTGGAACCACAGTACACGAGCCAGCAATGCTCGATGTGTGGCTGTACCTTGGAGGAAAACCGCGACGGGCAACACTTCGAGTGCTTGGACTGTTCGTACACGGTGAACGCTGACTACAATGCGGCGAAGAACGTGGCGCGGAAACTCGCACTCAAACTCCAGCGAGGGCAGAAGTCCCCCGCTGGAGGGGCGTTCTGTCAGTACGCCCTGAAGTCGGGGACTATGACCGTGAATGCGACTGACGTGGCGTCCGACACGCCTGTGTCGGCAGAACGTGAGTCCACCGACAAGCCAACGGCTTAG
- a CDS encoding ribonuclease H-like domain-containing protein, giving the protein MTELTTIAFDIETTGFQADDELTVVGFDSAVSSRVFLHTGTAPQTGLADRLNDALQTPVQLSLHDSEQELLNELATFVTSTLTQRDAKLVAYNGERWNGGFDLPFLRTRLCTHGLEWPFGTLPYVDVMDVFETRFNTSEDTLSGVYEELIGAGLNDLDPFTDSSEAVTAWEEGAYEPLIIHNVADIRRTRALMELAERYCSKSDFSMKSLEPIA; this is encoded by the coding sequence ATGACTGAGTTGACGACAATTGCATTCGATATCGAAACGACGGGATTTCAGGCCGATGATGAACTCACAGTAGTTGGGTTCGACTCCGCGGTCTCGTCGCGAGTGTTTCTCCATACCGGAACGGCACCACAAACAGGCCTCGCAGATCGGCTCAACGACGCCCTCCAGACACCGGTACAGCTCTCACTCCACGACAGCGAACAGGAGCTCCTGAACGAACTGGCGACCTTTGTCACATCGACACTCACCCAACGAGATGCAAAGCTCGTTGCGTACAACGGTGAGCGGTGGAACGGAGGATTCGACCTCCCGTTCCTTCGCACACGGCTCTGTACGCACGGGCTCGAGTGGCCGTTTGGCACGTTGCCATACGTCGACGTGATGGATGTCTTCGAGACACGCTTCAATACGAGTGAAGACACACTGAGTGGCGTCTACGAGGAACTGATCGGCGCCGGATTGAACGACCTGGATCCATTTACCGACAGTAGCGAGGCAGTCACCGCATGGGAGGAGGGAGCCTACGAGCCACTCATCATCCACAATGTCGCGGATATCCGACGGACTCGAGCGTTGATGGAGCTTGCAGAACGGTATTGTTCAAAGTCAGATTTCTCTATGAAGTCGCTGGAGCCTATCGCCTGA